The genomic region ATCAAAGGGAAGCTTTATGGAAAATGCGATAATCAGCTAAAGATTGCGGGGTCCATTAAGGCCCGGGGAGGAATTTACGAAGTACTGAAATTTGCAGAAACCATCGCCTTGGAAAACCAGTGGATTACCTTGGAGGATAACTACGAAGTACTGGGAGAGGAGCAGTATCGAAGCCGATTTTCCCGCTATAAGATTGCGGTCGGTTCCACGGGGAATCTGGGCCTGAGTATCGGGATTATTTCCGCCACGTTGGGATTTGAAGTGACGGTGCATATGTCCAGAGACGCAAAACCGTGGAAAAAAGATCTCTTAAGAGAAAAAGGGGCCAAGGTGGTGGAATACACCCAGGACTACGGAAAAGCAGTGGAAGAAGGGCGAAAAGCCTGTTTGGGTGATGAAAAAGCGCACTTTATCGATGATGAGAACTCCAAGGACTTATTCTTGGGCTACAGCGTGGCCGCCCTTCGACTGAAAGGGGATTTAGCAAAGGAAAATATCATGGTGGATGAAAAACACCCTCTACGGGTGTATCTTCCCTGCGGAGTGGGAGGCGCCCCGGGAGGCATTGCCTTCGGCCTGAAAACCATTTTTAAGGACGGGGTCCAGTGCTACTACGTGGAACCCACCCATGCCCCCTGTATGCTTTTAGGACTGATCACCGGGGAAAAAGAAAAGCTTCATATCAACGAGTACGGCATCGATAATATTACGGAAGCCGACGGCCTGGCGGTGGGAAGACCCTCGAAGATGGTATCGGAACTTTCGGACACCTTAATTGATGGAGGGTATACCCTGGAGGATGAAAACCTGTTACGTTTGATGCAAGGGCTATACACCACCGAGAAAATCAAAACTGAACCCTCCGCCGCTGCGGGGCTCTTAGGTCCCGTGCTCTGGGAGGATACTAAGGAGACCACCCATATAGCCTGGCTGACCGGTGGGGACTTGATTCCCGAAGAGGCCTTTCGGAAGCTCCTTAATACAAAGGGAAACTAGGGTAAAACCATCTAACCAGGTTTCACCAGGGTTAAATTAGTATTAGGCTGTTATAAACCGAAGGTTTCGGGGTATAAAACA from Isachenkonia alkalipeptolytica harbors:
- a CDS encoding D-serine ammonia-lyase — encoded protein: MKEMMEKITELQPVVWENPNKKPAEKALEGFNLKMEDILEAEERLQRFAPLIYKYFPETEDGIIESPFQELPGMKEWVEKSHAKKIKGKLYGKCDNQLKIAGSIKARGGIYEVLKFAETIALENQWITLEDNYEVLGEEQYRSRFSRYKIAVGSTGNLGLSIGIISATLGFEVTVHMSRDAKPWKKDLLREKGAKVVEYTQDYGKAVEEGRKACLGDEKAHFIDDENSKDLFLGYSVAALRLKGDLAKENIMVDEKHPLRVYLPCGVGGAPGGIAFGLKTIFKDGVQCYYVEPTHAPCMLLGLITGEKEKLHINEYGIDNITEADGLAVGRPSKMVSELSDTLIDGGYTLEDENLLRLMQGLYTTEKIKTEPSAAAGLLGPVLWEDTKETTHIAWLTGGDLIPEEAFRKLLNTKGN